A single genomic interval of Celeribacter indicus harbors:
- a CDS encoding ABC transporter permease, producing MSVSDLNTTPPAALVDEEEQAYARALRRDRIAKWLLPVAVVALAIFLWDRVVVWNGIPHYILPGPGLVVETLIADWAMLSSALWVTVKITLMALGVAVIGGVGLAILFTQSRYFEMSFYPFAVILQVTPVVAIAPLIFIYVDSRLAGLLLCAWIVAFFPILSNTTLGLNSTDHNLRDLYKIYGATRWQRLRYLQLPTALPYFLGGLRIAGGLSLIGAVVAEYVAGTGGIGSGLAFRILEAGYRLNIPRMFAALLLIAATGVVIFTAASLLSHALLHKWHESAIKRES from the coding sequence ATGAGCGTGTCCGATCTGAACACCACACCCCCCGCCGCCCTCGTCGACGAGGAGGAACAGGCCTATGCCCGCGCGCTGCGCCGCGACAGGATCGCGAAATGGCTGCTTCCCGTCGCCGTGGTCGCGCTCGCGATCTTCCTGTGGGACCGGGTCGTCGTCTGGAACGGGATCCCGCATTACATCCTGCCCGGCCCCGGCCTCGTGGTCGAGACGCTGATCGCGGACTGGGCGATGCTCTCCTCCGCGCTCTGGGTCACGGTGAAGATCACGCTCATGGCCCTCGGGGTCGCGGTGATCGGCGGGGTCGGCCTCGCCATCCTCTTCACCCAGTCGCGCTATTTCGAGATGTCCTTCTATCCCTTCGCGGTCATCCTCCAGGTGACGCCGGTCGTCGCCATCGCGCCCCTGATCTTCATCTATGTGGACAGCCGGCTTGCGGGGCTTCTGCTCTGCGCCTGGATCGTGGCCTTCTTCCCGATCCTGTCGAACACCACGCTCGGGCTCAACTCCACCGATCACAACCTGCGCGATCTCTACAAGATCTACGGCGCGACGCGCTGGCAGCGGCTGCGCTACCTTCAACTGCCCACGGCCCTGCCCTATTTCCTCGGCGGGCTGCGCATCGCGGGCGGGCTGTCGCTGATCGGCGCCGTCGTGGCCGAATACGTGGCGGGCACGGGCGGCATCGGGTCGGGACTGGCTTTCCGCATCCTCGAGGCGGGCTATCGTCTCAACATCCCGCGCATGTTCGCGGCGCTTCTGCTGATCGCGGCCACCGGCGTCGTGATCTTCACCGCAGCCTCGCTTCTGAGCCATGCGCTGCTGCACAAATGGCACGAAAGTGCGATCAAACGGGAGTCCTGA
- a CDS encoding cytosine deaminase, with protein MSFCVLPSGAKTLRNVTVPSSLLGRPGDLTRTDLTIEDGKIASTDAGASAETAIDMKGAMAFPCFVDMHTHLDKGHIWPRAANPDGTFMGALETVRADHARWSAGDVEARMEFSLRAAYAHGTKAIRTHIDSLDGLAASSFGVVARMQEKWAGKIALQASCLVAIDKIFRDRGDFPAVARIVAEGGHTLGAVTYPVPDLKERLLDFFHLAMLHDLEVDFHVDETDDPTSDTLRTIAETVLELGFTNPVTVGHCCSISVMPEETADGIIALVAQAGLNVVSLPMCNQYLQDRYRGRTPRWRGVTMAHELKAAGVNVSFASDNTRDPFYAYGDLDMMEVMREATRICHLDHCEGAWVDAFFGNPARACGFDTPRLTAGAPADLVIAGARDWTELFARPQSDRIVLRDGDPIDRTLPAYSDLDELLSQ; from the coding sequence ATGAGCTTTTGCGTTCTGCCCAGCGGCGCGAAGACACTGAGAAATGTCACCGTTCCCTCCAGCCTTCTCGGGCGTCCGGGGGATCTCACGAGAACCGATCTCACGATCGAAGACGGAAAGATCGCATCAACGGACGCTGGCGCCTCAGCCGAAACTGCGATCGACATGAAGGGCGCGATGGCCTTCCCCTGTTTCGTCGACATGCACACCCATCTCGACAAGGGGCATATCTGGCCGCGCGCCGCCAATCCCGACGGCACCTTCATGGGCGCGCTCGAAACGGTGCGCGCGGATCACGCGCGCTGGTCGGCCGGTGACGTGGAGGCGCGCATGGAGTTTTCCCTGCGCGCGGCCTATGCCCATGGCACGAAGGCGATCCGCACCCATATCGACAGCCTCGACGGCCTCGCCGCCTCCTCCTTCGGCGTCGTCGCCAGGATGCAGGAGAAATGGGCCGGGAAGATCGCGCTCCAGGCCTCCTGCCTCGTGGCGATCGACAAGATCTTCCGCGACCGCGGCGATTTTCCCGCCGTCGCCAGGATCGTGGCCGAGGGCGGCCACACCCTCGGCGCCGTCACCTATCCCGTGCCCGACCTGAAGGAGCGGCTCCTCGATTTCTTCCACCTCGCGATGCTCCACGACCTCGAGGTGGATTTCCATGTGGACGAGACCGACGATCCGACCTCCGACACCCTGCGCACGATTGCCGAGACGGTGCTCGAACTCGGCTTCACCAATCCCGTCACGGTCGGCCATTGCTGTTCGATCTCGGTCATGCCCGAGGAGACGGCGGACGGGATCATCGCGCTCGTGGCGCAGGCGGGGCTCAACGTCGTCTCCCTGCCGATGTGCAACCAGTATCTCCAGGACCGCTACAGGGGCCGCACCCCGCGCTGGCGCGGCGTCACCATGGCGCATGAGCTGAAGGCGGCGGGCGTGAACGTCTCCTTCGCCTCCGACAACACCCGCGACCCGTTCTATGCCTATGGCGACCTCGACATGATGGAGGTGATGCGCGAGGCGACCCGGATCTGCCATCTCGACCATTGCGAGGGCGCCTGGGTCGATGCCTTCTTCGGCAATCCCGCCCGCGCCTGCGGGTTCGACACCCCCCGCCTGACCGCCGGCGCACCCGCCGATCTGGTGATCGCCGGCGCCCGCGACTGGACCGAGCTCTTCGCCCGCCCCCAGTCCGACCGGATCGTGCTCCGGGACGGCGATCCGATCGACCGCACCCTGCCCGCCTATAGTGACCTCGATGAACTGCTGAGCCAATGA
- a CDS encoding FAD-binding oxidoreductase, translated as MTMTPNIAAAKAALSHIQMDEKPATIRAKSRDFFWYSPILKARLDHLEADFVVNPASEAEVIEILRTCYAHDVPVTVRGAGTGNYGQAMPLAGGCLIHMARFNKVKEVHPGRVIAEPGCVIRDLDAFCKADSGQELRMMPSTAHQATIGGFVAGGSGGIGSVHWGALRDLGNIIRLRVVTMEEEPRVLEFRGEELHRVSHAYGTNGIITELEMPLAPAYDWVDMFVSFKDFRESMEYSEALANEAGILLKLVSLYEAPLAKEYFQRVKPHVEADDSLVGLMVAPHSMDGFETFTARWPGARIIYRSDNVTWDRHPGPVFEHGWNHTTLRALKFDKSLTYLQVRYSYPRHIELVEKVRAEFGAEVLQHLEVMKEGGKVMFAGLPIVRYTTDERLEEIVRLHEQMGCMIFNPHRYTLEEGGRQSTDRRQLEFKREADPKGLLNPGKMITWDEPDFDYSAIYAYKGMRPAPETAE; from the coding sequence ATGACCATGACCCCGAATATCGCCGCCGCCAAGGCCGCCCTCTCCCACATCCAGATGGATGAAAAACCGGCCACCATCCGCGCCAAGTCGCGTGACTTCTTCTGGTATTCGCCGATCCTGAAGGCGCGCCTCGACCATCTCGAGGCCGATTTCGTCGTCAACCCCGCCTCCGAGGCGGAGGTGATCGAGATCCTGAGGACCTGCTACGCACACGATGTCCCCGTCACCGTGCGCGGCGCGGGAACCGGCAACTACGGCCAGGCCATGCCGCTCGCGGGCGGCTGCCTCATCCACATGGCGCGGTTCAACAAGGTGAAGGAGGTGCACCCCGGCCGCGTCATCGCCGAGCCCGGCTGCGTGATCCGCGACCTCGACGCCTTCTGCAAGGCCGACAGCGGCCAGGAATTGCGCATGATGCCCTCCACCGCCCATCAGGCCACGATCGGCGGCTTCGTCGCGGGCGGCTCCGGCGGCATCGGCTCGGTGCACTGGGGCGCGCTGCGCGATCTCGGCAACATCATCCGCCTGCGCGTCGTGACGATGGAGGAGGAGCCGCGCGTGCTCGAATTCCGCGGCGAGGAGCTGCACCGCGTCTCCCACGCCTACGGCACCAACGGCATCATCACCGAACTCGAGATGCCGCTCGCCCCGGCCTATGACTGGGTGGACATGTTCGTGTCGTTCAAGGACTTCCGCGAGAGCATGGAATATTCGGAGGCGCTCGCCAACGAGGCGGGGATCCTTCTCAAGCTCGTTTCCCTCTACGAGGCCCCGCTTGCAAAGGAATACTTCCAGCGCGTCAAACCCCATGTGGAGGCGGACGACAGCCTCGTCGGCCTCATGGTCGCGCCGCATTCGATGGACGGGTTCGAGACCTTCACCGCCCGCTGGCCCGGCGCGAGGATCATCTACCGCTCCGACAACGTGACATGGGACCGCCACCCCGGCCCCGTCTTCGAACACGGCTGGAACCACACCACGCTGCGCGCGCTCAAGTTCGACAAGTCCCTCACCTATCTCCAGGTGCGCTATTCCTATCCGCGCCATATCGAGCTCGTCGAAAAGGTGCGCGCGGAATTCGGCGCCGAGGTGCTCCAGCATCTCGAGGTGATGAAGGAGGGCGGCAAGGTCATGTTCGCCGGCCTGCCCATCGTCAGGTACACCACGGACGAACGGCTCGAGGAGATCGTGCGCCTGCACGAGCAGATGGGCTGCATGATCTTCAACCCGCATCGCTACACGCTCGAGGAAGGCGGGCGGCAGTCGACCGACCGCCGACAGCTCGAGTTCAAGCGCGAGGCCGATCCCAAGGGGCTTCTGAACCCCGGCAAGATGATCACATGGGACGAGCCCGATTTCGACTATTCCGCGATCTACGCCTACAAGGGCATGCGCCCGGCACCGGAGACCGCCGAATGA
- a CDS encoding NAD(P)H-dependent oxidoreductase, whose amino-acid sequence MSAAAKGRVLVLYAHPVPESFNAAVHRTVVETLGAKGWEVDDCDLNAEGFQPVLTMEERRTYHEVPDNIDPVKPYVERLRAADALVMVFPVWNFGYPAILKGFLDRVFLPDVSFKLEGGGVRPGLTNIRKLYACTTYGGTRMRAWLNGDPPRKCVTRAVWYACGMPAKRYIALYDMNNNREPQLKAHLERVRREMEAF is encoded by the coding sequence ATGAGCGCCGCCGCGAAGGGCCGCGTCCTCGTCCTCTACGCCCATCCCGTGCCCGAAAGCTTCAACGCCGCCGTGCACCGCACGGTGGTGGAGACGCTGGGCGCAAAGGGCTGGGAGGTGGACGACTGCGACCTCAATGCCGAGGGCTTCCAGCCCGTGCTGACGATGGAGGAGCGGCGGACCTATCACGAGGTGCCCGACAACATCGACCCGGTGAAGCCCTATGTCGAGCGGCTGCGCGCCGCGGATGCGCTCGTCATGGTCTTCCCGGTGTGGAATTTCGGCTATCCCGCGATCCTCAAGGGCTTCCTCGACCGCGTCTTCCTGCCCGACGTCTCCTTCAAGCTCGAGGGCGGCGGGGTGCGGCCGGGCCTGACGAACATCCGCAAGCTCTATGCCTGCACCACCTACGGCGGCACGCGGATGCGGGCCTGGCTCAACGGCGATCCGCCCCGCAAATGCGTCACCCGCGCCGTCTGGTACGCTTGCGGGATGCCGGCAAAGCGATACATTGCGCTCTACGACATGAACAACAACCGGGAGCCGCAGCTCAAGGCCCATCTCGAGCGGGTGCGGCGGGAGATGGAGGCCTTCTGA